Proteins found in one Sardina pilchardus chromosome 11, fSarPil1.1, whole genome shotgun sequence genomic segment:
- the cdh5 gene encoding cadherin-5 — MMTVCGGAWGLQLIAVALLLGVGEAVTSSDPTSWNWRTLYVGEEKPVGDPLDQFGTLKNAKFIRGKHMFKIAGEGANTIFTVNDQGDMFLNLKLDREKKATYHLTAKLVDKQSNVDVDKPSNFSIQVQDINDNAPVFGGPYTGFIQEMSPKGATVTATSNALAVKATDADDTSTVNGLVEYKLLNGTDFFKIDGNGIITTNVANLDRETTSQYQIVVQAKDMPGQAIGFSTTTTVTINVTDINDNLSTFKKTQYIFSVREDMKVESEIGTVEVEDADEEKNKNPKFQIENAVINELLEIKQDKQKNGVFFLKQPLDYETTNRYAFTVFVTEDIVKNSHVNGNNKAEVVIKVTDVDEPPVFTKREYNISVPEEKFPHEFPEPINAKDPDRINRPIRFSIEDISCPVQIDPVSGKLSLKEKLDRELTREHRCQVTAEEDIQGGKKSYVMVNLVVIDINDNAPKLNIEEIYVCESDKRGQVLGTLTATDKDETNGVFTFMLARQSSNFSLLDNKNGTATLTLKEGRFNTEDSGEHLLEIKVTDGKQQSLERLRVLVCQCNSGRTREYCKPHRRQVGVSVHALITILLCIVTILVIVILLVLRQRYRKDTLVTMGKMSGEIHEQLVTYDEEGGGEMDTNGYDVSILTSARHDGSLLPGPGLYAMVKKPQACKGDMAAMIEVKKDEADHDRDGIPYDTLHIYGYEGPGSLAGSLSSLGSSSSGDSLDYDFLNDWGPRFRTLAELYGVDCYPGDCPY, encoded by the exons ATGATGACGGTCTGCGGTGGGGCCTGGGGTCTGCAGCTCATAGCTGTGGCTCTGCTCCTTGGTGTGGGGGAAGCGGTGACCAGCAGTGACCCGACCAGCTGGAACTGGAGAACACTGTATGTCGGCGAGGAAAAACCTGTGGGCGATCCACTAGACCAATTTGGCACG CTTAAAAATGCAAAATTCATCAGAGGCAAGCACATGTTCAAAATTGCTGGGGAAGGAGCAAACACCATATTTACTGTCAACGATCAAGGAGACATGTTTCTCAATCTCAAACTGGATCGTGAAAAAAAGGCTACCTATCATCTGACAGCCAAACTAGTAGACAAACAGTCAAATGTAGATGTAGACAAACCCTCAAACTTTTCAATTCAAGTTCAAGACATCAATGACAATGCCCCTGTATTCGGTGGGCCATATACAGGGTTCATACAAGAAATGTCCCCCAAAG GAGCTACAGTTACAGCTACATCAAACG CTCTGGCAGTAAAGGCTACTGATGCGGATGATACATCAACAGTCAACGGACTGGTCGAATATAAATTATTAAATGGAACAGATTTCTTCAAAATTGATGGAAATG GTATCATAACAACAAACGTGGCCAATTTGGATCGCGAGACCACCTCTCAGTATCAGATCGTAGTTCAAGCCAAAGACATGCCTGGGCAAGCGATTGGATTCTCAACCACAACTACTGTCACAATCAATGTGACAGACATTAACGATAACTTATCGACATTTAAAAAGA CACAATATATCTTCAGTGTGAGAGAGGACATGAAAGTGGAATCTGAAATTGGCACGGTTGAAGTGGAGGACGCAGACGAGGAGAAAAACAAGAACCCCAAGTTCCAAATCGAGAATGCGGTGATCAACGAGTTGCTTGAGATCAAACAGGACAAACAGAAAAatggtgtatttttcctcaaaCAA CCCCTGGATTACGAGACCACGAACCGCTACGCATTCACCGTCTTCGTGACAGAGGACATAGTGAAAAACTCACACGTAAACGGTAACAACAAAGCAGAGGTTGTTATCAAGGTGACGGATGTGGATGAGCCGCCGGTCTTCACTAAGCGCGAGTATAACATCAGTGTGCCAGAGGAGAAATTTCCCCATGAGTTCCCAGAGCCGATCAATGCCAAAGATCCCGACAGAATCAACCGCCCAatcag ATTTTCCATTGAGGACATCAGCTGTCCTGTGCAAATAGACCCTGTGAGTGGGAAACTGTCTCTGAAGGAGAAACTGGACCGAGAACTCACGCGAGAACACCGATGTCAGGTGACAGCTGAAGAAGACATCCAAGGCG GAAAGAAATCCTATGTGATGGTCAACTTGGTGGTTATCGATATCAATGACAATGCTCCAAAATTAAACATCGAAGAGATTTATGTCTGTGAATCTGATAAGCGAGGGCAA GTCTTGGGGACTCTCACTGCCACGGACAAAGATGAAACAAATGGCGTGTTCACTTTCATGCTGGCCAGACAAAGCTCCAACTTCTCCCTGTTAGACAACAAAA ACGGCACGGCCACGCTGACGCTGAAGGAGGGCCGCTTCAACACGGAGGACTCGGGCGAGCACCTGCTGGAGATCAAGGTGACGGACGGCAAGCAGCAGAGCCTGGAGCGCCTGCGCGTGCTGGTGTGCCAGTGCAACAGCGGGCGCACGCGCGAGTACTGCAAGCCCCACCGCCGCCAGGTCGGCGTCAGCGTCCACGCGCTCATCACCATCCTGCTCTGCATCGTCACCATCCTCG TCATCGTAATCCTGCTGGTACTGCGCCAGCGCTACAGGAAGGACACCCTGGTGACCATGGGCAAGATGTCCGGCGAGATCCACGAGCAGCTGGTCACCTATGATGAGGAGGGCGGCGGCGAGATGGACACCAACGGCTACGACGTGTCCATCCTCACCTCGGCGCGCCACGACGGCTCGCTGCTCCCGGGCCCCGGCCTCTACGCCATGGTCAAGAAGCCGCAGGCCTGCAAGGGCGACATGGCCGCCATGATCGAGGTGAAGAAGGACGAGGCGGACCACGACCGCGACGGCATCCCCTACGACACGCTGCACATCTACGGCTACGAAGGGCCCGGCTCGCTGGCCGGGAGCCTCAGCTCGCTCGGGTCGTCCTCGTCCGGCGACAGCCTGGACTACGACTTCCTCAACGACTGGGGGCCGCGCTTCCGGACCCTGGCAGAGCTCTACGGAGTGGACTGCTATCCAGGCGACTGCCCCTACTga